The window CATAATATACCCGGTTAGTGATGGCTGATCGGGTATCTTCACGTGGAATGGGAAGTTCCGGTAGGTATTCGTGATTGGACACACAATGGCAAGACCTGTGTGCTTATTAAACAGGGTATTACTTATTACCAATGCAGGTCGTCTGCCCTTTTGTTCATGACCCAACTGGGGATAAAAAGTTACTATAATAAAATCCCCCTTTTCGGGAGTATAATTAGGCATTTACCATTCTTCCTTTCCAACAGGAGGACCCCAATCAACTTCTTCAGTTCGATAATCCTTTGGTATTTTTGATACCAGTTCTTTGAGATCGTAGGTATTTCGCAGCTTATTCACTGCTTCTACGATGATTTTTCCATCTTGAACAGTAACATTCACTTCGTCACCCACATTGATTTGACTTTCCTCAAGGATAGTCTTTGGAAATCTCAAACCTTGACTATTACCCCATTTTTGTACTTTGGTTAGCATCCCCTTCTCCTTTAAAATTGATGTTTATACTAAGTATATACATTGTTGTTAATAAAGTCAAAAGATATTTTTTGATAATACGAGGTGATATGGAGTTTATTACCAGAAGATCACCGGGCCTAAAAAATGGCAGCATACTGTTTCCTCTTAAGATAAACTTTTGGTTCATTTTTTTGGTATAGTTTTTCAACCTGCCTAGCGGAGTGAACTAACTATAAAATAATTGGCGTCCCCAAGGGGATTTGAACCCCTGTTGCCGGCGTGAAAGGCCGGTGTCCTGGGCCAGGCTAGACGATGGGGAC of the Deltaproteobacteria bacterium genome contains:
- a CDS encoding type II toxin-antitoxin system PemK/MazF family toxin encodes the protein MPNYTPEKGDFIIVTFYPQLGHEQKGRRPALVISNTLFNKHTGLAIVCPITNTYRNFPFHVKIPDQPSLTGYIMVEQVKSIDFVSRKVKYVEKAPLKILNEVLGILDACIY
- a CDS encoding AbrB/MazE/SpoVT family DNA-binding domain-containing protein — translated: MLTKVQKWGNSQGLRFPKTILEESQINVGDEVNVTVQDGKIIVEAVNKLRNTYDLKELVSKIPKDYRTEEVDWGPPVGKEEW